Genomic DNA from Nomascus leucogenys isolate Asia chromosome 10, Asia_NLE_v1, whole genome shotgun sequence:
ttctcctatctcagtaaacaGAATGTACGATCGGTTTTTACACCGACACATTCCATTCCGAGGGacaagcaggagacagatgccttcctcttatctcaactgcaaagaggacttcctctttcactaatcctcctcagcacagaccctttacgggggttggggtggggttcggtcaggtctttcccttcccatgaggccatatctcaggctgtctcagtggggagaaaccttggacaatacccaggctttcttgggcagaAGTCCCTGCGGCTTTCCACAGTGCATTTTTTCCCTGGGTACCAGAGactggagaatggcgatgacttttccCAAGCATACTGCCTTcgagcatttgtttaacaaagcacatcctgcacagccctaaatccattaaaccttgagtcaacacagcacgtttctgtgagcacagtgttggggctagggttacagattaacagcatctcaaggcagaagaatttcttagTACAGAAGAAAATGGAGTGTCTTATGTCGACTTCTTTCttcatagacacagtaacagtctgatctttcttttccccacactcTCTGCCTTCCAGGAGTTTAGAATTCAGATGGGGAATGCACATTGAAATCTACAAAATGTTAAACTGCAGTTCCCCTAAGTGCTAGGAAGAAGAGGAATATGATCCTATGGAAGGTCAGACTGGTGAGGGAAAGCTGCCCTGAATTAGTGATGTTTGAAGATCATGAAGgaggaaaaatgcagaaaatggggtgaaagaaaagttcaggcagaagaaagagcaTGCACAGAGAGGCCTGAAGGTGATGAAAGGATGTCAGCAGCATATGAGGGGCCAAAAGAGGGCCAGTGTGTCAGAACAGGGAAAGCAAGGTGGAGTatgggagagggaagaaagaaccAGAACATGCAGACTTGATGGCCATTTTAAGGATGTTTGCCATTGTCCAAACCCCAAGCAGAACAGTCATTGCACGTTTCAAAGTTTAAAGCAAGAGAGTTTCATAATCACAGCTCTATTAAGCTTAAAAAGTATGCTATGTGAGGAATCCTTGGCTCAGTCCATGGGAACCCTTTTTGTCATCAAGTCAGTTTTGATTAAGTTCAGGCACACCTATACTCTTGATTCCTCCTCTTCCCCGCGCTGGGACTAATACCATTACTTGTATTAATTGTGTTTCTtgctaggcactgttttaagtactTTACATTTACTTCTCACAACAAACCTAAGGCAGATATTTCTGTTGAATTCTGACCTAGCCACAACAAGGCAAATCTCCATTTATTTTCCTATGAGCAGCACTTACTGTAACTTGAACAGTGTATCCATATGGGATGAAGGTTAAAAAACTGGATTAAGAAGGCCAAGAGACCTACTcccagaaaaatgagaagaatgatGAAGATaaatcatgtctcaaaaaaaaaaaagaagggccgggcgcggtggctcacgtttgtaatcccagcactttgggaggccgaggcgggcggatcacgaggtcaggagatcgagaccacggtgaaaccccatctctactaaaaatacaaaaaattagccgggtgtggtggcgggcgcctgtagtcctagctacttggagaggctgaggcaggagaatggcgtgaacccgggaggcggagcttgcagtgagccgagattgcgccactgcactccagcctgggcgacagagcaagactctgtctaaaaaaaaaaaaagaaagaaagaaaaatcacttctCAGTTCAGCAGGTCAGAGAAGCTGGGATCTCTGAAATGGTAACTCTAGCAGGTGATAGGTCTTATGGACAAATAATAGGGTCATCTCTAAGACGTCCCAAAAGAAACCCACCTCCTCCCATCTGTTACAGTCTCATCCATTCTCAGAGACTAAGATTTTCCTCCTCCTTTGTGTTCTACTTATTCTAAGGgtccttttccttttctgctcTGCCCCTTTTATATTTGGCTAAGTCTCTCTAATCACACAAAAGTTGTGAGTGACAATTCTATTCTTTACAACTGTCATTCCCTTCAATGACAAAATACACTTCTCTTTCCAAATCATTCTCTCTCCAAATCAATACataattagtttttgtttttctatgtgtTGAGAAATATTAAATCATGCCAAGCAGCCTCTCCAGCATAACTTTCTGGGATGTTGGAAATGATGACAAAGAGTCCCCATTGTCTCAAAGTTCTGTTCACTCTGCTGTCCAGTTTGGTAGCCGCTACTCACATATACAGCTCTTGAGCAGTGagggaactgaatttttaaattttgtgttgtttctttaattctaaaatttaagtAGCCACAAAACTTAGGGAATTTGTAATCTCTTGGAGAAATAAGACatgggcaaaaacaaacaaaaaaccctcctTTTTGTACTAAGGTGCTTAAGTACCATTAACAGCAGTCCTTCTGCTACTCCTTGAACAATAAATTATTGTGTCCCGTGGACACAGTTACTCCATGTCCATTTCACCTAATGTAGATATTTGCATCCCCTGACTAGATTACCTGAGTGTAATGATACCACTTAAAATTAACCCCACAAACTCTCCAGAccacaaactttttcttttttgacctcAGCTCCTGGAACAGGACAAGgtacaaaggaaataattttaaaatatttgtttaatgaaacaAATTGACTAGTTTCACAGATCCCTCTGCATAATATAAAGTTCTGAAAGTTTATGGTCCTGGTTTTCAATTAATCCTCCACACTGGTCTAAGGAAACTGAATTGACACATATGTGTCCCATATTCCACCATTCCAGTATTAGCCCTTTCCCACCAACCGCTCCTTATGAAGCTTTTCAGTCACTGCAACACTCCCAACACCAATTAtctcatctcttttaaaaattcacagtaCTTCATTTCCTCCACTTAAAAGTACTTGGGCTTCCTTTACTCATTTGACACAATCGAGCAACTGCTGTGTATGTGCTTAGGTTAACATCAGATTTTGCCTGTGTATCGCAGCATACATTTAAATAGGATGAGTTTATCAGGCTATCTCAGCCTTAAACATTTTCTCTCAGTgtatgctttttggccacataatGAACTACAAATTTTTGCTCAACCCTTTTCCACATAGATCTGAGTTTTCTTCCTATGGGTTTTCTGTAACATAAAATAAGACATAATTGATCACAGAAGGCACAACCACATTCACTGCATTCACAAGGTTTCTGTCCTGTGCAAATCCTCTGTTATCTCCTGAGGCTGCACATCCGACCACTGGCTGTCCCACAAGGACTACGTTCCTGTTTGCGAGGAGGCCGCTGATGTTTAATGATGTCTGAGGGGCCACAGAAGGCACTTGTGTAGTCACCCCATTAGCAGAGTTTTTCTCCTGCATGACATCACTGGTGTGTAATGAGCTGTGCCTCTCTGCAGGAGGATTTTCCACCTTGGCTGCCTCTTGTTTCTCCCTTGTGTGTATTCTCTTGTGCTTAACCAGACACGACATATACGCAAATGCTTTCCCACACTCGTTGCAGCCATAGGGTCTCTCTCCTGTATGAGTCCTTTGATGGACAATGAGCTTTTGCTTTGTgctaaaggctttcccacattcagtACATTCAaagggtttctctcctgtgtgaatTCTTTGATGTTTAATGAGACCAGATTTCTGAGAACAGGATTTTCCACATTCACTGCACACAAAGGGTGTCTTTCCTGTGTGAAATCTCTGATGTGCTATGAGACAAGTCTTCTGAATGAAGCCTTTTCCACATTCATTGCATATATAAGGTTTCTCACCTGTATGAATTCGCTGGTGTACAATGAGATTTCCTTTCTGGATGAAGCCTTTTCCACATTCACTGCATATATAGGGTTTCTCTCCGGTATGTGTTTTCTGATGTATGTTGAGCCGTGATTTCTTGagaaaggctttgccacattcagGGCATTCATAAGGTTTTTCTCCTGTATGAGTTCGCTGATGTTCAGTGAGCATGAACTTTCTGGAGAAGGCTTTCTCACATAGACTACATCTGTggggtttctctcctgtatgcATTACCTGGTGATCAGTTAGCCAAGACTTCTTGATGAAGcctttcccacattcactgcacaCATGATGCTTCTCTAATTTGCGTGTTTTCTGATGCTTGGGACTGATGAATTGGGACTTAGTGCTGATGAGTTTTTGACTTGCAGGGAATTTAATTGCAGTATGAAGTCGTTCGTGGTTAGCATGAAGAAAGGAGTCCGTATTTCCAGTAAACTCAACAGAGTTCTTTATTTCATAGCCTTTGCTCTGGTTAATTAAAGTTAAATTGGATTTCAAACTTTTCCCATGTAAGTCAAATATATCATGATTTTGCCCTAACAGAAACTGACttttgctgcaatgaacattttcaAATGCATCATGTTCATGACATCGTTTCCTTCTGTCCACCAGGCTTTCACTCTGCAAGCGCTCCAGCACATGATCATCAACTTTCCATATGtctagaaagaaaagaacaaagatttcTATCATTTTGATTTGGGGTAAaagtttgttgtgtttttgttttttttttaagatggagttttgctctgttgtccaggttggagtgcaatgctgtgatctcatgtcactgcaacctctgcttcctgggttcaagtgattctcctgcctcagcctcccaagttgctgggattacaggtgcctgctaccatgcccagctaatttttgtagttttagtacagatggggtttcaccacgttggccaggctggtcttgaactcctgacctcaggtgagccatcatgcccagccaaagtattttttgttttgtttttgggagatggagtctcactctatcgcccaggctggagtgcagtggcacaatcctgacTCACGGCCAaagtattttgtgtttgtttgtttttgggggacagagtctcactctgtcgcctaggctggagtgcagtggcatgatcccggctcactgcaacctccacctcctgagttcaagcgattctcctgcctcagcctcccgagtagctgggattacaggcatgcgccaccacacccagctaattttgtatatttagtagagacagggtttcaccatgttagccaggctgatctcgaactcccaacctcaggtgatctgcctacttcagtctcccaaagttctggggttacaggtgtgagccactatgcctggccccaaagtattttttttttaatgccttgaTGTGAGGTGTCTCTTAGTAATAACCCTATGACCTGAGTGTAAATAAAACTCCATGTTTAATGTTCCTTGCACATTGGcaaaaaataatagtataaaTAAACTAAAAGGTGAAAGCAGTTAGCATAAAAACAAGGTTAGAtcactaataataaataaagagagaTTTGGCTGCTTTCTAAATGTGCCTTGCAAAACAAAGACCTTAAAATACAAGCAATTCACTGTGACCAGCAGACCAGAGGTTGGAGGCCCATTTCAACCAAAGAACAGATTCATTCATTCCACGTACTCTTACTGAATGATCACCATGTGCCAGGTATGGTGCTAGTGTTGGGGataggcacaagaatcgcttgaaccagggaggcggaggttgtggtgagccaagttcacaccattgcactccagcctgggcacagagcgagacactgtctcaaaaaaaaaaaaataaataataataataaacaatttttaagggAATGAGTCAGGGAAGTAATCATATGTGTGGAACACACCTGGGAGGGTTTAGGAAGGAAGATGGAAATCTCTTTGTGAGCAAGATGGTATTATATCACAGAGATCACTGAAACGAGAAATTTGACAGGTAACATGGTTTACTGGGACTTAGTGTCATCAGAATacgatggggaaaaaaaacaaaagcaaattattAAATACAGAAAGGAACCAAATGGAAGTAGGTGGGAGTTATGACCTGGTTGAAGCTGGACCTGAGAATGTAGGAtgttaaaaaatgacttttttacTTAGAGATTCATCATGACTAGCAGAGACCTTTAAAGAAGAGAGCTCTTCAGGCAGGTAATGCCCAGATGGCCAAGATTCAGGATGTACAGGAACAAACGAGAATCCAAACTTAACAGGGGTTTTCTTGGAGGAAAGATGATTCTAGTTCCTTGCAGTTACTAGGAACTCAGGGGAGAGTTGCCATGAAGTAAATTACACAGAACTAAAATCGGTGTTAGATAACAACAGGGAGATGTCAGTTTGGGACTCTCCTCCAGGGAACAGAAGGAGTTTAACTTACTAGAATGAAGGAAACTTTGAAGAGTGAAgggcacagatgagaaaatggaaaacgGGGCCTTTGGAGAACCTaagaataaggaaaaagagaagcgAAGGAAGCCAAGGCAGTGAAAGCCCAGTTTACCCTGAGGAAGCCACATCCAACACAGGGCAAGTGTTAGGAGGGGAGGTCAGCATTAGCCAAGGGCATAAAGGGGTGGGAATCTGAAAACAGTGAGGACTTCAAAGTTTCCTCtgtggagagaggcctggaaggTGGAATTTCATAACAAGAGAGGTGGAACGACATGAAGAAGGGAAATATTTGAAACCCCAGGAAGAAAATTATGCaggcaaacaaaaaatatgtagaTAAAGTAATCAGATCTCTGAGGAcattaagagtttttttttttttttactctaaattCCTACAAAGAAAAACAGGTCTCACACTGGGAGACAGATGAGAGAGGAACTGTTTACATATCCTCAAACCCCCTTCACAGCTGTGTTGCCTTCTCTGACTGACTAGAATGTGACTTCCATAGCCTTCTGCCTTGTGGGTTCTCTCACCTGAACAGGCTCCACTGTGGATTCCATCTTCAGTTGTCCACGGTTGTTCTCCTTGTTCCAACTTGAAGAGTGCATCCGGTTTGCTGGGTTGATACCCTGTTCATGGGAAATGATAGAGGACTTAGACATATCAAATTGGGCTGGCAATGTCAAGAAGGAAGAATgttacattttaagaaacttgagtttcttaaaatatgtaaaatttagtTTCTTATCTGAAACTATGAGTTTAGTTTCATATCTGTAACATCAAGGTTTTTCTCTCACAAAAAAGTAGATTACACCATCTTGTGTGGGAGCAAGAGAAGGATCTGAGAATCTACCACTTCAGAGTACTGCAGGCATTCCAAAGAGGTAAGCATCTCAGAAAGGAAGGCCACTGACTGGGCACCCTCTGAGTGACACAGGGCAGCTGTCCTCACCCACTGCCACCAGGTTGCTGTAGTTCTCCATCATCACGTCTCGGTACAGGTCCTTCTGAGCAGCGCCCAGGAGCTGCCACTCCTCCCAGGTGAAGTCCACAGCCACATCCTCCAGTGTTACGGATTCCTGTAATAACAGTCCTGTTTAATAAACTGGTGtctttctggccgggcacggtggctcacgcttgtaatcccagcactttgggaggccgaggcggacggatcacgaggtcaggagattgagaccatggtgaaaccccgtctctactaaaaatacaaaaaattagccaggcgtggtggcgggcgcctgtagtcccagctactcggagaggctgaggcaggagaatggcgtgaacccgggaggtggagcttgcagtgagctgagattgcgccactgcactccagcctgggtgacagagcgagactccgtctcaaaaaaaacaaacaaacaaaaaaaaaaaaaactgatgtctTTCTGATGATATGGAAGAAATCCTAAAGTTTTTCTGCTCATTTCCACTCTACAGGCTGTGTGTATAtaccaaatagttttttttttaatacaatgtgGAAGAAGTAAAGTCCTAATATAATATTCTGTAATTGTATATTCAATCATCCTCCATTCACCCAATTGGAAGTTTCTATAAAGTGTAGAAGTTAAATCTTGCTAacctaaaaacatatttatacattttatatatgtaaatatatatgaatatatgtacatatatttattttatatacatgcaGATGAAAGACATATATACAGCCATCCTTTAGTTATCTGTAgggtattggttccaggacctcctgaggATACTGAAGTGTCTGATATGAAATGGCACAGTAGTGGTCAGGCACAgtagatcacacctgtaatcccagcactttgggaggccaaggcaggagggtcacttgagcccaggagttcaagaccagcctgggcaacatgagaccccatctgtacaaaaaattaaaaaattagctaggcacagtgatgagtgcctgtggtcccagctacttgggaggctgaggcaggaggctcatttgagcccaggagttagagactacaCTGAGTTATGaccatgctactgcacttcagcctaagcaacagagcaggactctgtctctaataaaataaaataaaataaaataaaataaataaaataaaataaaataaaataaaataaataaaataaaaaataaataaaataaaataaaatagaatgaaataaaataaaatataaaataaaataaaatgtaaaatataaaataaaataaaaaataaaataaaatacaacaaataaaataaaataaaaaataaaataaaataaaataaataaaataaaatacacaaaataaaataaaaaataaaataataaaataaaataaaatggaatagtatTTGCAGACTTGCATGTAACCCATGCACATCTtcccatatactttttttttttttttgaagtggagactcactctctctcccaggctggggtgcagtggcataatctcggctcactgcaatctctgcctcccaggagcaggcaattctcctgcctcagcctcccaagtagctgggaatacaggcatgtgccactacacctggctaatttctttttttctttttttttttttttgagacagagttttgctcctgttgcccaggctggagtgcaatggtacgatcttggctcactgcaacctccacctcccaggttcaagcgattcttctgcctcagcctcctgagtaggtaggattacaggtgcccaccaccacagccagctaattttttgtatttttagtagagatggggtttcactacattggccaggctggtct
This window encodes:
- the ZNF350 gene encoding zinc finger protein 350 produces the protein MIQAQESVTLEDVAVDFTWEEWQLLGAAQKDLYRDVMMENYSNLVAVGYQPSKPDALFKLEQGEQPWTTEDGIHSGACSDIWKVDDHVLERLQSESLVDRRKRCHEHDAFENVHCSKSQFLLGQNHDIFDLHGKSLKSNLTLINQSKGYEIKNSVEFTGNTDSFLHANHERLHTAIKFPASQKLISTKSQFISPKHQKTRKLEKHHVCSECGKGFIKKSWLTDHQVMHTGEKPHRCSLCEKAFSRKFMLTEHQRTHTGEKPYECPECGKAFLKKSRLNIHQKTHTGEKPYICSECGKGFIQKGNLIVHQRIHTGEKPYICNECGKGFIQKTCLIAHQRFHTGKTPFVCSECGKSCSQKSGLIKHQRIHTGEKPFECTECGKAFSTKQKLIVHQRTHTGERPYGCNECGKAFAYMSCLVKHKRIHTREKQEAAKVENPPAERHSSLHTSDVMQEKNSANGVTTQVPSVAPQTSLNISGLLANRNVVLVGQPVVGCAASGDNRGFAQDRNLVNAVNVVVPSVINYVLFYVTENP